The nucleotide sequence ATATCGAAGGGGCGGATCGGATATGCGTGCTCGCCCTCAATTCGGAGAACCGCCCAGAATACCTGTCATTCGAAGTCGGAGACGACGTCGAAGAATTGGTCGATTACGCGAAAAAAGTCGGTTTCGGCAAGTTCAAGATCGTCAGTCAGACGTCATTCCGCGAGCTCGCCAAACAGGACTGTCTCTACGACCGGATCATACAGCGCTTCGTGCGAGAGCTCGGCCATGCCGACTGCCGCCAAATCAGGCGCGCCGGGCGTTTTTTCGTCTCCGGACACAGTTCCGGACCCGGACCCTGGGAGAGTGACGGCAAGTGGTACTCTGCGGATGAGAGTCTATCGCGGTGGCGGCGGGCGAAGGCGACTGGCGCCTTGTCCGGTTGGTACGACATACACGCCACGCTTTGATAGCGACGCAACAGCGCCGGGCAGCCTCGCGTGCAGAAACGAAGACTGCCATGTCAGGTGCAGCGTTCGAGAATTAGCGCCTTACGGAGTACTTACTATTAGGTAGTCACTCAGCCACCTGTGAGTTTGATCGAGTGCTTCTTGTTCCCAACCTTTTTGCTTACACTTGCTCGAATTTCGCCCTCGGCGATGGTCACGACAACGCGTGAGTGTTTAGGTTGTTTGGTGCCAGAATGAGTACGGCCAGTTTAGACCTTCTTTGCGGACGAGCCTTGCAGCGGGCCGACGGTCCCGCCAACTTCGTTTTCGCCGGCACCATCGCCGTTAGCGTCTAGGTTGCGGATTTCATGGCATCAATATCACGTCAAGGCATTGCACTCTCCGCCGCTCGCTATATCGAACAGGCTGTCATGCTGTTGACGCCGGTGGTTCTCGTGCGAACCATCGACCCCGGAGCGTTCGGTGAGTATCGGCTGTTCTGGCTACTTGTAAATACCGTGGCTCTATTGTTCGCCTTTGATCTGCCTCGCAGTCTGCTTTTCTTCTTTGTCCGTTTGGAT is from Bradyrhizobium xenonodulans and encodes:
- a CDS encoding FkbM family methyltransferase translates to MRTVFDIGMYDGADSAYYLQSGYRVVAVEANPALAQRATETFAAEIASGQMICVNAAISTSRDPVELLLSGSDLGSSSVFSDRVAQKRPIGSVTVPSMTMQNLLSRYGAPFYVKVDIEGADRICVLALNSENRPEYLSFEVGDDVEELVDYAKKVGFGKFKIVSQTSFRELAKQDCLYDRIIQRFVRELGHADCRQIRRAGRFFVSGHSSGPGPWESDGKWYSADESLSRWRRAKATGALSGWYDIHATL